The Mauremys mutica isolate MM-2020 ecotype Southern chromosome 1, ASM2049712v1, whole genome shotgun sequence genome has a segment encoding these proteins:
- the LRRN3 gene encoding leucine-rich repeat neuronal protein 3 — MKDMPLKIHFLLGLAITAFVQAVDKKVDCPQSCTCEIRPWFSPRSIYMEAPTVDCNDLGLVNFPTRLPADTQVLLLQTNNIAKIEHSVDFPVNLTGLDLSQNNLSSVISINLRKMPQLLSVYLEENKLTELPEECLSGLNNLQELYINHNLLSTIASGAFIGLDNLLRLHLNSNSLQMINSKWFEAIPNLEILMIGENPIIKIEEMNFKPLINLRSLVLAGVNLTQIPDNALVGLDNLESISFYDNRFVKVPHVALQKVTNLKFLDLNKNPINRIRRGDFSNMLHLKELGINNMPELISIDSLAVDNLPDLRKIEATNNPRLSYIHPNAFYKLPKLESLMLNSNALSALYRNTIDSLPNLKEISIHSNPIRCDCVIRWINMNKTNIRFMEPDSLFCVDPPEFQGQNVRQVHFREMMEICLPLIAPESFPSTLDLETGSYVSLHCRATAEPEPEIYWITPSGHKLLPNTVIDKYYVHSEGTLDISDVTRKESGLYTCIATNLVGADLKSVMIKVDGSFPQDSNGSLNIKIKEVQSNSILVSWKASSKILKSSIRWTAFQKTENSQAAQSVRIPSDIKVYNLTHLNPSTEYEICIEIPTIYQQNKKQCVNVTTKGLDLAVKNYEKTNIIEFLACLGVLLGVICVVYLYSCISQEINCGAGHGYLRNYLKKQSFSLNELYPPLISLWDTGKEKSTSLEVKATVIGVPTNMS, encoded by the coding sequence ATGAAGGACATGCCACTCAAAATTCATTTTCTACTTGGCCTAGCTATCACTGCATTTGTACAAGCTGTAGATAAAAAGGTAGACTGCCCTCAGTCATGTACCTGTGAGATCAGACCTTGGTTTAGCCCAAGATCCATATATATGGAAGCTCCAACAGTGGACTGTAATGATTTAGGCCTTGTTAATTTCCCAACAAGACTGCCTGCTGACACACAGGTTCTACTTCTACAGACAAACAACATTGCAAAAATTGAACACTCAGTAGACTTCCCAGTGAACCTTACTGGTCTTGATTTATCTCAAAACAATTTATCCTCAGTGATCAGTATTAACCTTAGAAAGATGCCACAGCTTCTTTCGGTGTACCTTGAGGAAAACAAACTTACTGAGCTGCCTGAAGAATGTCTGTCTGGACTGAACAATTTGCAAGAACTCTACATTAATCACAACTTGCTTTCCACAATTGCATCAGGAGCTTTTATAGGCCTTGATAATCTTCTTAGACTTCATCTCAATTCAAACAGCCTACAGATGATCAACAGTAAGTGGTTTGAAGCTATTCCTAACCTTGAGATTCTCATGATTGGAGAAAATCCGATCATCAAAATCGAAGAAATGAACTTTAAGCCTCTTATCAATCTGCGCAGCCTGGTTTTAGCAGGCGTAAATCTCACTCAAATACCTGATAATGCTTTGGTTGGCCTTGACAATTTAGAAAGCATCTCATTTTATGACAATAGATTTGTTAAAGTGCCCCATGTTGCTCTTCAAAAAGTTACAAATCTCAAATTTTTGGATCTAAATAAGAATCCTATTAACAGAATACGAAGAGGAGATTTTAGCAATATGCTGCACCTAAAAGAATTGGGAATTAATAACATGCCTGAACTAATTTCTATAGATAGTCTTGCTGTTGACAATTTGCCAGATTTAAGAAAAATAGAAGCTACCAATAACCCCAGATTATCATACATCCATCCAAACGCTTTCTATAAACTTCCCAAGCTAGAATCACTCATGCTCAATAGTAATGCACTTAGTGCCCTGTACCGTAATACAATAGACTCTTTACCTAACCTCAAGGAAATCAGTATACACAGCAATCCAATCAGATGTGATTGTGTCATCCGCTGGATTAACATGAATAAAACCAACATTCGATTCATGGAGCCAGATTCATTATTTTGTGTGGATCCTCCAGAATTTCAAGGCCAGAATGTGAGGCAGGTACACTTTAGGGAAATGATGGAAATCTGCCTCCCACTGATAGCGCCCGAAAGTTTTCCCTCAACTCTGGATTTAGAAACTGGCAGCTATGTTTCcttacactgcagagcaacagcagaaccagaacctgaaaTATACTGGATAACACCATCAGGTCACAAACTTTTGCCTAATACAGTTATTGATAAATACTATGTCCATTCTGAAGGAACATTAGACATAAGTGATGTTACACGAAAAGAAAGTGGACTATATACATGCATAGCAACTAACCTAGTTGGAGCAGATTTAAAATCAGTTATGATTAAAGTGgatggttccttcccccaggacAGCAATGGATCtttgaatattaaaataaaagaagtGCAATCTAATTCTATTCTGGTGTCTTGGAAAGCAAGTTCTAAAATTCTGAAATCCAGCATTAGATGGACTGCATTTCAGAAGACCGAGAACTCTCAGGCTGCACAGAGTGTTCGAATTCCATCTGATATAAAGGTATATAATCTTACTCATCTAAATCCATCAACTGAATATGAAATTTGTATAGAAATTCCCACCATCTACCAGCAGAATAAAAAACAATGTGTCAATGTCACCACAAAAGGATTGGACCTTGCAGTGAAAAATTATGAAAAGACCAACATAATAGAATTCCTTGCCTGCCTTGGAGTTCTCTTAGGAGTCATCTGTGTGGTATATCTCTACAGTTGCATCTCACAAGAAATTAACTGCGGTGCAGGACACGGCTATTTAAGGAATTACCTGAAAAAACAATCCTTTTCACTCAATGAGCTTTATCCTCCTCTAATCAGTCTTTGGGACACCGGCAAAGAGAAAAGCACATCACTGGAAGTAAAAGCAACTGTGATAGGAGTACCAACGAATATGTCATGA